A DNA window from Desulfurella sp. contains the following coding sequences:
- a CDS encoding S1 RNA-binding domain-containing protein, translating to MDKDYMLNYENTFKDFEEGEIIEGTIINIKDDYVFVDIGYKSEGIVPLNEFKSECKIGDRIKVMFLGKQDLNGFQILSKAKADRVLGFNAINQAFKEGKPVKGIIKASIKGGFLVDVDGFVAFLPGSLVDLSKKRNFDYYIGKEYEFKVINIDDQKKNVILSRKQLLEEIADKKRSDLIDKIKVGDIVTGKVKNIVDYGVFVDLGGVDGFVHITDISWKKILNPREVLKPQDEIKAKVMRIEEKDDKKRIFLSIKHLSADPWEETKIKEGDIVEGKISNIVDYGVFIELEEGIEGLVHNSEISWVKFPKEAKEELSIGQTIKAKVLMVDTLKKKIALSIKRLEPEPWSDIEEKFHVGDIVEGVITGIKDFGVFVKIDEGIEGLIHTNELSWSPEERPSLSISQKIKAKIIDINLEKKKIALSLRQLEPDPWSLIEGKYKVGDVIEGVVTGVKDFGVFVKIEKGVESLVPRSELNNITVNKDEKVKIKIIRLEIPRRKMISRLM from the coding sequence ATGGATAAGGATTATATGTTGAATTACGAAAATACTTTTAAGGATTTTGAAGAAGGCGAAATTATAGAAGGTACAATTATCAATATTAAAGACGATTATGTATTTGTAGATATAGGTTATAAATCAGAAGGTATTGTGCCATTAAACGAGTTTAAAAGCGAATGTAAGATTGGTGATAGAATAAAAGTTATGTTTTTAGGAAAACAAGATTTAAATGGTTTTCAAATTCTTTCAAAAGCTAAAGCAGATAGAGTATTAGGTTTTAATGCAATAAATCAGGCTTTTAAAGAAGGAAAACCTGTAAAAGGTATCATAAAAGCTTCTATTAAAGGTGGATTTTTGGTTGACGTAGATGGCTTTGTGGCTTTTTTGCCTGGATCATTGGTTGATTTGTCGAAAAAAAGGAATTTCGACTATTACATTGGCAAAGAGTACGAATTCAAAGTTATAAATATTGATGATCAGAAAAAAAATGTTATTTTGTCAAGAAAACAATTATTGGAAGAAATTGCAGATAAAAAAAGATCCGATTTAATAGATAAAATAAAAGTTGGAGATATTGTAACAGGTAAAGTAAAAAACATAGTAGATTATGGAGTTTTTGTGGATTTGGGTGGTGTTGATGGATTTGTTCATATTACTGACATCTCCTGGAAAAAAATTTTAAATCCGAGGGAAGTTTTAAAGCCACAGGATGAAATTAAAGCTAAAGTTATGCGCATAGAAGAAAAAGACGATAAAAAAAGGATTTTTTTAAGTATTAAGCACTTATCAGCCGATCCATGGGAAGAAACAAAAATTAAAGAAGGAGATATAGTTGAAGGTAAAATTTCAAATATAGTGGATTATGGCGTTTTTATAGAACTTGAAGAGGGTATTGAAGGTCTTGTTCATAATTCTGAAATTAGCTGGGTTAAATTTCCAAAAGAAGCAAAGGAAGAATTAAGTATTGGTCAGACAATAAAAGCAAAAGTACTCATGGTTGATACCTTAAAGAAAAAAATTGCTTTAAGTATTAAAAGACTTGAACCAGAGCCATGGTCTGATATTGAAGAAAAATTTCATGTAGGTGATATTGTTGAAGGTGTTATAACTGGCATAAAAGATTTTGGTGTGTTTGTAAAAATAGATGAAGGTATTGAAGGTTTAATTCACACAAATGAGCTTTCATGGTCTCCAGAAGAAAGACCATCGCTTAGCATTTCTCAAAAAATTAAGGCTAAAATAATTGATATTAATTTGGAAAAGAAAAAAATTGCTCTTTCATTGAGACAACTTGAACCAGATCCATGGAGTTTAATTGAAGGTAAATACAAAGTAGGAGATGTTATAGAAGGTGTTGTAACGGGTGTAAAAGATTTTGGTGTATTTGTAAAAATTGAAAAAGGTGTTGAGAGCCTTGTCCCAAGAAGTGAACTTAATAATATAACCGTCAACAAAGATGAAAAAGTTAAAATAAAGATAATTAGGCTTGAAATACCTAGAAGAAAAATGATTTCGAGGTTAATGTAA
- the sppA gene encoding signal peptide peptidase SppA, with protein CDQLRQAQKDPIYSAILLKINSPGGDAAQSEKIYYLVKRIDKKKPIVALIDSIGASGAYFSALGARKIVTYPASLTGSIGVIFEGINAYKLANKIGIEDFVVKSGAVKDAGNPLRKPTKADKEMIFSVVESVYNQFLDAVASSRHINIEKLKPLADGRVFTGQMALKYNLIDSIGGFDAAKAYLQKYTGKKNLKFVELSDNYSGVSKLFGFSGIKNLLDMSKTPSLQMIFK; from the coding sequence TGCGATCAGCTAAGACAAGCCCAAAAAGATCCTATTTATAGTGCAATTTTGCTTAAAATCAATTCTCCTGGTGGGGATGCAGCGCAAAGTGAAAAAATTTATTATCTGGTTAAAAGAATAGATAAAAAAAAACCAATTGTTGCTTTAATTGATAGTATTGGTGCAAGTGGGGCTTATTTTTCTGCACTTGGAGCTAGAAAAATTGTAACTTACCCTGCATCCTTAACTGGTAGCATCGGTGTAATATTTGAAGGAATAAATGCTTATAAATTGGCAAATAAGATCGGAATAGAAGATTTTGTTGTAAAAAGTGGGGCAGTGAAAGATGCTGGAAATCCATTAAGAAAACCAACAAAGGCAGATAAAGAAATGATTTTTAGTGTTGTAGAAAGCGTTTATAATCAATTTCTAGATGCTGTAGCATCATCAAGGCACATAAATATAGAAAAATTAAAACCATTGGCTGATGGCAGAGTTTTTACTGGACAAATGGCTCTAAAGTATAATCTGATAGACTCAATTGGTGGTTTTGATGCAGCAAAAGCGTATCTTCAAAAATATACAGGTAAAAAAAATTTAAAATTTGTTGAACTAAGCGATAATTATTCTGGGGTTTCTAAGTTATTTGGTTTTAGCGGTATAAAAAATCTGCTTGATATGTCAAAAACTCCAAGTTTGCAAATGATATTTAAGTAG